Proteins encoded in a region of the Haloarchaeobius salinus genome:
- a CDS encoding beta-ribofuranosylaminobenzene 5'-phosphate synthase family protein, whose amino-acid sequence MATVGVGARLHFGFQNLSLAHARLYGGLGVALAEPRVRVTAERADGVDCPDGTVRGYVERATELLDVPGATVSVEETLPRHVGLGSGTQLALATLVAVAHAHDREPRLREHAPDLGRGGRSGVGVAAFEDGGFVVDGGHPTARFTTEPPAEGEWTVPPVVARHDLPAEWRFVLAIPDTARGRNGDREEASMRAVVERAEPGIADEVAGVVNRRLLPAAAEGRLDDFGDAVAEVGRLNGAWYVDEQGGVFRPPVGTVVDELAGDPAVTGVGQSSWGPTVYGLTDVDRQEAAVAAAEDALRAADVDGEVLVVGAASRGALVE is encoded by the coding sequence ATGGCAACGGTCGGCGTCGGCGCGCGCCTCCACTTCGGCTTCCAGAACCTCTCGCTGGCGCACGCCAGGCTCTACGGCGGGCTCGGGGTTGCGCTCGCGGAGCCGCGGGTCCGGGTCACCGCCGAGCGGGCCGATGGCGTGGACTGCCCCGACGGGACCGTCCGCGGGTACGTCGAGCGCGCGACCGAGCTGCTCGACGTGCCCGGCGCGACCGTCTCGGTCGAGGAGACGCTCCCCAGACACGTCGGGCTCGGGAGCGGCACCCAGCTCGCGCTGGCGACGCTCGTCGCGGTCGCACACGCCCACGACCGGGAACCGCGGCTCCGCGAGCACGCCCCCGACCTCGGCCGGGGCGGCCGCTCGGGCGTCGGCGTCGCGGCGTTCGAGGACGGTGGCTTCGTCGTCGACGGCGGACATCCGACCGCGCGGTTCACCACGGAGCCGCCCGCGGAGGGCGAGTGGACCGTCCCGCCGGTGGTCGCCCGGCACGACCTGCCCGCAGAGTGGCGGTTCGTGCTCGCGATTCCGGACACCGCGCGGGGGCGCAACGGCGACCGCGAGGAGGCGAGCATGCGCGCGGTCGTCGAGCGCGCCGAGCCCGGTATCGCCGACGAGGTCGCGGGCGTCGTGAACCGCAGACTGCTCCCCGCGGCAGCGGAGGGTCGTCTGGACGACTTCGGCGACGCCGTCGCCGAAGTCGGCCGGCTCAACGGCGCGTGGTACGTCGACGAGCAGGGCGGGGTGTTCCGCCCGCCGGTCGGGACCGTCGTCGACGAGCTCGCCGGCGACCCCGCGGTCACCGGCGTCGGGCAGTCCTCCTGGGGCCCGACGGTGTACGGGCTGACCGACGTGGACCGGCAGGAAGCCGCGGTCGCGGCCGCCGAGGACGCACTCCGGGCCGCCGACGTGGACGGCGAGGTGCTCGTCGTCGGAGCCGCGAGCCGTGGTGCGCTGGTCGAGTGA
- a CDS encoding GTPBP1 family GTP-binding protein, which yields MSPDRAVLERALERGEQEGGNVEFKERLSKDVHLADGRRESLAAQLRHRVLSGDGEALYVVGVTDDGGLAGIEPGTFSESMDVLSLLAEEAGAHLDDVQTWGVGEDDERGIVGVAVVREGAVLETDDTHIVVGTAGHVDHGKSTLVGSLVTGQADDGDGSTRGYLDVKPHEVERGLSADLSYAVYGFDDETGPVHMDNPHRKQDRARVVEEADRLVSFVDTVGHEPWLRTTIRGLVGQKLDYGLLTVAADDGPTKTTREHLGVLLATELPTMVAITKADLVDEERLREVEREVERLLREVDKTPLRVERHGVDAAVEEIGETVVPIVTTSAVTMDGLGTLDELFERLPKTAGDDGDFRMYVDRTYSVTGVGAVASGTIMAGEVEAGDELLLGPMPGGDWREVEVRSIEMHYHRVDEARAGRIVGIALKGVSESEISRGMALVPRGSGPATVREFEAEVMVLNHPTRIDDGYEPVVHLETISEAAVFHPDDGQLLPGDTGHATVRFKFQPYLVEEGQRFVFREGQSKGVGTVTGVHRE from the coding sequence ATGAGCCCCGACAGGGCCGTGCTGGAACGGGCCCTCGAACGCGGCGAGCAGGAAGGCGGGAACGTCGAATTCAAGGAACGGCTCAGCAAGGACGTCCACCTCGCGGACGGCCGGCGCGAGAGTCTGGCGGCGCAGCTCCGTCACCGCGTGCTCTCCGGCGACGGGGAGGCGCTGTACGTGGTCGGCGTCACGGACGACGGCGGCCTCGCGGGTATCGAGCCCGGCACCTTCTCCGAGTCCATGGACGTGCTGAGCCTGCTGGCCGAGGAGGCCGGCGCACACCTCGATGACGTCCAGACGTGGGGCGTCGGCGAGGACGACGAGCGCGGCATCGTCGGCGTCGCGGTGGTACGCGAGGGGGCCGTATTGGAGACGGACGACACGCACATCGTCGTCGGCACGGCGGGGCACGTCGACCACGGCAAGTCCACGCTCGTCGGCTCGCTCGTCACCGGGCAGGCGGACGACGGCGACGGCTCCACGCGGGGCTACCTCGACGTGAAGCCACACGAGGTCGAGCGCGGGCTCTCCGCGGACCTCTCCTACGCCGTCTACGGCTTCGACGACGAGACGGGGCCGGTCCACATGGACAACCCGCACCGCAAACAGGACCGCGCCCGGGTCGTCGAGGAGGCCGACCGCCTCGTCTCGTTCGTCGACACGGTCGGCCACGAGCCGTGGCTCCGCACGACGATTCGCGGGCTCGTGGGACAGAAGCTCGACTACGGCCTGCTGACGGTCGCGGCCGACGACGGCCCGACGAAGACCACCCGCGAGCACCTCGGCGTGCTGCTCGCGACCGAGCTCCCGACGATGGTCGCCATCACGAAGGCCGACCTCGTCGACGAGGAGCGCCTGCGCGAGGTCGAACGCGAGGTCGAGCGCCTGCTCCGCGAGGTCGACAAGACGCCGCTGCGGGTCGAGCGCCACGGCGTCGACGCCGCCGTCGAGGAGATCGGCGAGACGGTCGTCCCCATCGTCACGACCAGCGCGGTGACGATGGACGGGCTCGGCACGCTCGACGAGCTGTTCGAGCGCCTGCCCAAGACCGCCGGCGACGACGGCGACTTCCGGATGTACGTCGACCGGACCTACTCCGTCACCGGCGTCGGCGCGGTCGCCTCCGGCACCATCATGGCCGGCGAGGTCGAGGCCGGCGACGAGCTCCTGCTCGGCCCGATGCCCGGCGGCGACTGGCGCGAGGTCGAGGTGCGCTCCATCGAGATGCACTACCACCGGGTCGACGAGGCACGGGCGGGTCGTATCGTCGGCATCGCGCTCAAGGGCGTCAGCGAGTCCGAGATCTCCCGCGGGATGGCGCTCGTCCCCCGCGGGAGCGGCCCCGCGACGGTGCGGGAGTTCGAGGCGGAAGTGATGGTACTCAACCACCCGACGCGCATCGACGACGGCTACGAGCCCGTCGTCCACCTCGAGACCATCAGCGAGGCCGCCGTCTTCCACCCGGACGACGGCCAGTTGCTCCCCGGCGACACCGGCCACGCGACGGTCCGGTTCAAGTTCCAGCCCTACCTCGTCGAGGAGGGCCAGCGGTTCGTCTTCCGCGAGGGCCAGTCCAAGGGCGTCGGCACCGTCACCGGAGTCCACCGGGAGTAG
- the pyrF gene encoding orotidine-5'-phosphate decarboxylase, whose product MRFFDRLAARIDDRDTVVSVGLDPDPDRIPDFLADYDLPRWAFNRRIIDATHEHAACFKPNAAFYEDADGWRALRETVAYAHGKDVPVLLDAKRADIGNTTRQYAKLLDVVDGITVNPYLGRDSLAPFLAREESGVFVLARTSNPGGSDFQDLELATGEPLYERVATRASEWNEHGNVALVVGATTPDELADVRERVPHLPFLVPGVGAQGGDAEAAVEHGLTELPEGTESAARGVEVGLVNSSRGIIFAGENARGEGEFFAAAGDAARRLKRRLNQYR is encoded by the coding sequence ATGCGCTTCTTCGACCGACTCGCGGCCCGCATCGACGACCGGGACACGGTCGTCTCCGTCGGGCTGGACCCCGACCCGGACCGAATCCCCGACTTCCTCGCGGACTACGACCTGCCGCGCTGGGCGTTCAACCGCCGCATCATCGACGCGACCCACGAGCACGCCGCCTGCTTCAAGCCCAACGCGGCGTTCTACGAGGACGCGGACGGCTGGCGTGCCCTGCGGGAGACGGTCGCCTACGCCCACGGGAAGGACGTGCCGGTGCTGCTGGACGCCAAGCGCGCCGACATCGGGAACACGACGCGACAGTACGCGAAGCTGCTCGACGTGGTCGACGGCATCACCGTGAACCCGTACCTGGGCCGTGACTCGCTCGCCCCGTTCCTCGCCCGCGAGGAGTCGGGTGTCTTCGTCCTCGCCCGCACCTCGAACCCCGGCGGCTCGGACTTCCAGGACCTCGAACTCGCCACGGGGGAGCCGCTGTACGAGCGCGTCGCGACCCGCGCCTCGGAGTGGAACGAACACGGCAACGTCGCGCTGGTCGTCGGTGCGACCACGCCGGACGAACTTGCGGACGTCCGCGAGCGCGTCCCCCACCTCCCGTTCCTCGTCCCGGGCGTCGGCGCACAGGGCGGCGACGCCGAGGCCGCCGTCGAGCACGGTCTCACCGAGCTCCCCGAGGGGACCGAGTCCGCGGCCCGCGGCGTCGAGGTCGGGCTCGTGAACTCCTCGCGGGGTATCATCTTCGCCGGCGAGAACGCCCGCGGCGAGGGCGAGTTCTTCGCCGCCGCTGGCGACGCCGCCCGGCGGCTCAAGCGCCGGCTGAACCAGTATCGCTGA
- the ilvD gene encoding dihydroxy-acid dehydratase encodes MHDQKPEGLRSREVTEGPERAPHRAMFRAMGYDDADLSSPMVGVANPAADVTPCNVHLDDVAASAIEGVEAAEGMPIEFGTITISDAISMGTEGMRASLISREVIADSVELVAFGERVDALVTVAGCDKNLPGMLMASIRTDLPSVFLYGGSIMPGEHDGREVTVQNVFEGVGAVASGDMTEDELDDLERHACPGAGSCGGMFTANTMASISEALGMAPLGSASPPAEEDSRYEVAHRAGELALEAVEADRKPSDILSKESFENAIALQVAIGGSTNAVLHLLALAAEAGIDLAIEEFDEISHRTPKIADLQPGGTRVMNDLHELGGVPVVLRRLLDGGYLHGDAATITGRTMAEELAHLEREGELPPDDEVDADFLYTTDEPLHEEGAIKILTGNLAPDGAVLKVTGEDNFHHEGPVRVFESEEAAMKYVQEDRIESGDVLAIRNEGPCGGPGMREMLGVTAAVVGAGHEDDVALLTDGRFSGATRGPMVGHVAPESYVGGPIGALEDGDVVTVDIPNRELSVDLSDAEVESRLDAREEPEPAYTSGVLAKYGRDFGSAANGAVSNPGAKRE; translated from the coding sequence ATGCACGACCAGAAGCCCGAGGGCCTGCGCAGCCGCGAGGTCACCGAAGGGCCGGAACGGGCACCACACCGGGCGATGTTCCGCGCGATGGGCTACGACGACGCCGACCTCTCCTCCCCGATGGTCGGGGTCGCGAACCCGGCGGCGGACGTGACGCCCTGCAACGTCCACCTCGACGACGTGGCCGCGTCGGCCATCGAGGGCGTCGAGGCCGCCGAGGGGATGCCCATCGAGTTCGGCACCATCACCATCTCGGACGCCATCTCGATGGGGACCGAGGGGATGCGTGCCTCGCTCATCTCGCGCGAGGTCATCGCGGACAGCGTCGAACTCGTGGCGTTCGGCGAGCGCGTCGACGCGCTCGTCACGGTCGCGGGCTGTGACAAGAACCTCCCCGGGATGCTGATGGCGTCCATCCGCACAGACCTCCCGAGCGTCTTCCTCTACGGCGGGTCCATCATGCCCGGCGAGCACGACGGCCGCGAGGTCACCGTCCAGAACGTGTTCGAGGGTGTCGGCGCGGTCGCCTCGGGCGACATGACCGAGGACGAACTGGACGACCTGGAGCGCCACGCCTGCCCCGGCGCGGGCTCCTGCGGTGGGATGTTCACCGCGAACACGATGGCGTCCATCTCCGAGGCGCTCGGGATGGCACCGCTGGGCAGCGCAAGCCCGCCCGCGGAGGAGGACTCCCGCTACGAGGTCGCCCACCGCGCGGGCGAGCTCGCGCTGGAGGCCGTCGAGGCGGACCGCAAGCCGTCGGACATCCTCTCGAAGGAGAGCTTCGAGAACGCCATCGCCCTGCAGGTCGCCATCGGCGGCTCCACGAACGCGGTGCTGCACCTGCTCGCACTGGCCGCCGAGGCGGGCATCGACCTCGCTATCGAGGAGTTCGACGAGATCAGCCACCGGACGCCCAAGATCGCCGACCTCCAGCCCGGCGGTACCCGGGTGATGAACGACCTGCACGAGCTCGGCGGCGTGCCCGTCGTCCTCCGGCGGCTGCTCGACGGCGGCTACCTCCACGGCGACGCCGCGACCATCACGGGCCGGACGATGGCCGAGGAGCTGGCCCACCTCGAGCGCGAGGGCGAGCTGCCCCCGGACGACGAGGTCGACGCGGACTTCCTCTACACGACCGACGAGCCGCTCCACGAGGAGGGGGCCATCAAGATCCTGACGGGGAATCTCGCGCCCGACGGCGCGGTTCTCAAGGTCACCGGCGAGGACAACTTCCACCACGAGGGCCCCGTCCGCGTCTTCGAGAGCGAGGAGGCCGCGATGAAGTACGTCCAGGAGGACCGCATCGAGAGCGGCGACGTGCTCGCCATCCGGAACGAGGGGCCGTGCGGCGGCCCGGGGATGCGCGAGATGCTCGGCGTCACCGCCGCGGTCGTCGGCGCGGGCCACGAGGACGACGTCGCACTGCTCACGGACGGCCGGTTCTCGGGCGCGACGCGGGGGCCGATGGTCGGTCACGTCGCCCCCGAGTCCTACGTCGGCGGCCCCATCGGTGCGCTGGAGGACGGCGACGTCGTCACCGTCGACATCCCGAACCGGGAGCTGTCGGTCGACCTGAGCGACGCGGAGGTCGAGTCCCGGCTCGACGCGCGCGAGGAGCCCGAGCCGGCGTACACCTCGGGCGTGCTCGCCAAGTACGGGCGCGACTTCGGCTCGGCCGCCAACGGCGCGGTGTCGAACCCCGGCGCGAAGCGGGAGTAG
- a CDS encoding GNAT family N-acetyltransferase, whose protein sequence is MAQSSSVRTTERTEDQGNDRYTVRPYERDDAADVLDLYRTVWGSEHDADWLAYKYVKNPYFDGTSMLVAETDDTVVGARPAVPVPMRVGDTDLAGLFLVSVMVHPEHRRRGLFTRMMAHGFEHFADAGVSLCFNYSNELSAPGYRQLGAERLGTGPGKHVRVQRPGRFVDSHLPAPADEVAHAVANGMGRGYRAVRDGLAVDLPALVAASGLGVDRRDRLAPGLLARLYERDPPDGLHTRREPTFYRWLADNPGWTYETYVAWDGPRSVAALLVKRRPGDDSTVVLADAVPACTPSTRPAFATLLRAVLADNRDAANVSTYGLVHRERLLPADLLSRFGFRSDGRPPLSRVTPPDDTAFTLPLDDTVARVHDAEGVDLLDGSNWRLRLR, encoded by the coding sequence ATGGCGCAGTCGTCGTCGGTTCGGACCACGGAGCGGACGGAGGACCAGGGCAACGACCGGTACACGGTCCGGCCGTACGAGCGGGACGACGCGGCCGACGTCCTCGACCTCTACCGGACCGTCTGGGGGAGCGAGCACGACGCCGACTGGCTCGCCTACAAGTACGTGAAGAACCCGTACTTCGACGGCACGTCGATGCTGGTCGCCGAGACCGACGACACCGTCGTCGGTGCCCGCCCGGCGGTCCCGGTGCCGATGCGGGTCGGCGACACCGACCTGGCCGGGCTGTTCCTCGTGAGTGTCATGGTCCACCCCGAGCACCGCCGACGCGGGCTGTTCACCCGGATGATGGCCCACGGGTTCGAGCACTTCGCCGACGCCGGGGTCTCGCTCTGTTTCAACTACAGCAACGAGCTGTCGGCCCCCGGCTACCGGCAGCTCGGGGCCGAACGCCTCGGAACCGGCCCGGGGAAGCACGTTCGCGTCCAGCGGCCCGGCCGGTTCGTCGACAGCCATCTCCCGGCCCCGGCCGACGAGGTCGCCCACGCGGTGGCGAACGGGATGGGACGGGGCTACCGGGCGGTCAGGGACGGGCTCGCGGTCGACCTGCCTGCACTGGTGGCCGCTTCGGGACTGGGGGTCGACCGTCGCGACCGCCTCGCCCCCGGGCTGCTGGCGAGGCTCTACGAGCGCGACCCGCCGGACGGCCTCCACACGCGGCGCGAACCGACGTTCTACCGCTGGCTCGCCGACAACCCCGGCTGGACGTACGAGACGTACGTCGCCTGGGACGGCCCACGGTCGGTCGCCGCACTCCTGGTCAAGCGCCGCCCGGGCGACGACTCGACGGTGGTCCTCGCCGACGCGGTCCCGGCGTGCACGCCGTCGACGCGGCCGGCGTTCGCGACGCTGCTTCGCGCCGTCCTCGCGGACAACCGTGACGCGGCGAACGTCTCGACGTACGGACTCGTCCACCGCGAGCGGCTGCTCCCGGCCGACCTGCTGTCGCGCTTCGGCTTCCGGTCGGACGGCCGCCCACCGCTATCCCGGGTGACGCCCCCCGACGACACCGCGTTTACCCTCCCGCTCGACGACACCGTGGCCCGCGTCCACGACGCCGAGGGGGTCGACCTGCTGGACGGCTCGAACTGGCGACTGCGGCTGCGCTGA
- a CDS encoding Cdc6/Cdc18 family protein: protein MITDPRVLRDEWVPSEVRHRNAECNQLSTALAPVADDDRPGNVFLHGPPGTGKTCCAQYIVSQFCREVRDVAHEYVNCWTDSTRFAVLERLLVNVDAGADVHRSSTPVDELVRRLRDHREPYIAILDEVDVLQDTAVLYDLYQIPHVAVVLVANQEETFLAELDPRLQSRLRTCASIRMQPYTTDQLAAILVDRVRMGFEPGTVDDAQLERIADAAAGDARLAINVLRAAARNAEDAGSGRLEPEHVTAAIPEAEHDVRRKTLSKLTAHQRVLYEVVRDAGELGSATLHERYEVRVDDPHVRRTRRKHLNKLCEYDLLEKTGDGRGRTYRLVEPAPAP from the coding sequence ATGATCACGGACCCCCGGGTGCTGCGCGACGAGTGGGTCCCCTCCGAGGTGCGCCACCGGAACGCCGAGTGCAACCAGCTCTCGACCGCACTCGCGCCCGTCGCCGACGACGACCGGCCGGGCAACGTCTTCCTCCACGGGCCGCCGGGCACGGGCAAGACCTGCTGTGCGCAGTACATCGTCTCGCAGTTCTGCCGCGAGGTGCGCGACGTGGCCCACGAGTACGTCAACTGCTGGACGGACTCGACACGCTTTGCCGTGCTCGAACGGCTGCTCGTGAACGTCGACGCGGGAGCGGACGTCCACCGGTCGTCGACGCCCGTCGACGAGCTGGTCCGCCGACTGCGCGACCACCGCGAGCCGTACATCGCCATCCTCGACGAGGTCGACGTGCTCCAGGACACCGCCGTGCTGTACGACCTCTACCAGATCCCCCACGTCGCGGTCGTCCTCGTCGCCAACCAGGAGGAGACGTTCCTCGCGGAGCTCGACCCGCGCCTCCAGAGCCGGCTGCGGACCTGCGCCTCCATCCGGATGCAGCCGTACACGACCGACCAGCTGGCCGCCATCCTCGTCGACCGGGTGCGCATGGGGTTCGAGCCCGGCACCGTCGACGACGCCCAGCTCGAGCGCATCGCCGACGCCGCCGCCGGCGACGCACGCCTCGCCATCAACGTGCTCCGTGCCGCCGCCCGGAACGCCGAGGACGCCGGTTCGGGACGCCTCGAGCCCGAGCACGTCACCGCGGCCATCCCCGAGGCCGAGCACGACGTGCGTCGGAAGACCCTCTCGAAGCTCACCGCCCACCAGCGCGTGCTGTACGAGGTCGTCCGGGACGCCGGCGAACTCGGCTCGGCGACGCTACACGAGCGCTACGAGGTCCGGGTGGACGACCCACACGTCAGGCGCACCCGCCGGAAGCACCTGAACAAGCTCTGCGAGTACGACCTGCTGGAGAAGACCGGCGATGGCCGGGGGCGGACGTACCGTCTCGTCGAGCCCGCACCCGCGCCCTGA
- a CDS encoding DUF7504 family protein: MTQTYRFEEVLTDAVLSRHRDLLVAGPSRETVRPVPTRILARAAGPADGAALVTTRDAARTLLDRVTREVPDFERGRLGVVDCTPTHDVVRANPSERHWSVPSPTDLTGASMAIDECLETLRELGTDRQHLLFDSLSTLLLSTDAETVFRYAHQVLLSGGATGLSLFPVYTNVTDGTDFERLKHLFDGMVRVRRRGGGREVRFVGMAGTPAGWVRLEPDATSTDTGDR, encoded by the coding sequence ATGACGCAGACGTACCGCTTCGAGGAGGTCCTCACCGACGCCGTGCTCTCGCGCCACCGGGACCTGCTGGTCGCGGGCCCGAGCCGCGAGACGGTCCGGCCGGTCCCGACGCGCATCCTCGCGAGGGCGGCCGGCCCCGCCGACGGCGCGGCGCTGGTGACGACCCGCGACGCCGCCCGCACACTCCTCGACCGGGTCACCCGCGAGGTGCCCGACTTCGAGCGCGGCCGACTCGGCGTCGTCGACTGCACGCCCACCCACGACGTGGTCCGTGCGAACCCGAGTGAACGGCACTGGAGCGTGCCCTCGCCGACGGACCTCACCGGCGCGAGCATGGCCATCGACGAGTGTCTGGAGACGCTCCGGGAACTCGGGACCGACCGCCAGCATCTCCTGTTCGACTCGCTGTCGACGCTGCTGCTCTCGACCGACGCCGAGACGGTGTTCCGGTACGCCCACCAGGTGCTCCTGTCCGGCGGCGCGACCGGGCTGTCGCTCTTTCCGGTGTACACGAACGTCACCGACGGGACGGACTTCGAGCGCCTGAAGCACCTGTTCGACGGGATGGTGCGGGTGCGCCGCCGCGGGGGCGGCCGCGAGGTCCGGTTCGTCGGGATGGCGGGGACGCCGGCGGGCTGGGTCCGACTCGAACCGGACGCGACATCGACCGACACCGGCGACAGGTGA
- a CDS encoding class I SAM-dependent methyltransferase, with product MDRLEYYEADEVVEKYAAVGRAGLRPNERVLLDEYVTDPDGRVLDLGCGSGRVTAPLAERGFDVVGVNVSETMVQVARELHPDVEFRVGDATALSFPDGSFDYVLFADRGIDDVRPAASRMRAILESWRVLKPGGLFAFDANNQLSRFVVDPTDRSAVADTARFLARNLRAGTLRSRYAFVEYANGIDRTYAIVPPAQRRQLTDVGFELVGMVPSADDRRPTLLDPRPYYVARKPRRAAADTGVSD from the coding sequence ATGGACCGGCTGGAGTACTACGAGGCCGACGAAGTCGTCGAGAAGTACGCCGCGGTCGGGCGGGCGGGCCTGCGTCCCAACGAACGCGTCCTGCTCGACGAGTACGTCACGGACCCCGACGGCCGCGTCCTCGACCTCGGCTGTGGCTCCGGTCGGGTCACGGCCCCGCTCGCCGAACGCGGCTTCGACGTGGTCGGCGTCAACGTGAGCGAGACGATGGTCCAGGTCGCGCGGGAGCTCCACCCCGACGTCGAGTTCCGTGTCGGCGACGCCACCGCGCTCTCCTTCCCGGACGGGTCGTTCGACTACGTGCTGTTCGCGGACCGTGGCATCGACGACGTCCGGCCGGCCGCCAGCCGGATGCGGGCGATCCTCGAGTCGTGGCGGGTCCTGAAGCCGGGTGGCCTGTTCGCCTTCGACGCGAACAACCAGCTCAGCCGGTTCGTCGTCGATCCGACCGACCGCTCGGCCGTGGCGGACACCGCACGCTTCCTCGCCCGGAACCTCCGGGCCGGGACGCTCCGGTCCCGCTACGCCTTCGTCGAGTACGCGAACGGCATCGACCGGACGTACGCCATCGTCCCGCCGGCACAGCGTCGCCAGCTGACGGACGTCGGGTTCGAGCTGGTCGGGATGGTCCCGAGTGCCGACGACCGTCGCCCGACACTGCTCGACCCCCGGCCGTACTACGTCGCCCGGAAGCCACGGCGTGCGGCTGCCGACACCGGCGTCTCGGACTGA
- a CDS encoding J domain-containing protein yields the protein MRDSPLLFGLAAVFAGLTTVLFVVAIVTRELFVLGIAAPLALTTYLFWFQASGKLRERVDAGTYRDAFGQRRRAAEQKAAEGPRGPRSRFGREARRAAEERRRRARTRATAAGAGAGGRRQRSQGERRRRAPRTTEGPTRGEALDRLDLDAGADPADVREAYREKVKEVHPDTAGGDEEAFKRVTAAYDRLSEE from the coding sequence GTGCGAGACTCACCGCTGTTGTTCGGTCTGGCGGCGGTGTTCGCGGGGCTGACGACGGTGCTGTTCGTCGTCGCCATCGTCACCCGCGAGCTGTTCGTCCTCGGGATCGCGGCCCCGTTAGCCCTGACCACGTACCTGTTCTGGTTCCAGGCGAGCGGGAAGCTGCGCGAACGGGTCGACGCGGGGACGTACCGCGACGCGTTCGGGCAGCGGCGACGGGCGGCCGAGCAGAAGGCGGCGGAGGGGCCACGCGGTCCCCGGAGCCGGTTCGGGCGGGAGGCGCGCCGGGCGGCCGAGGAGCGCCGCCGTCGTGCCCGGACGCGTGCAACGGCGGCGGGCGCGGGGGCGGGCGGTCGCAGGCAGCGGAGCCAGGGCGAGCGTCGACGGCGCGCCCCACGCACCACCGAGGGACCCACCCGGGGGGAGGCGCTGGACCGGCTGGACCTCGACGCCGGCGCGGACCCGGCCGACGTGCGGGAGGCGTACCGCGAGAAGGTCAAGGAGGTCCACCCGGACACGGCGGGCGGCGACGAGGAGGCGTTCAAGCGGGTGACCGCGGCGTACGACCGGCTGTCCGAGGAGTAG
- a CDS encoding glycosyltransferase, producing MEPEVAVAHYPEGAGHATRMLAVAKALEDRGATVRLAGGGPGKRFVELNGYEEYVPAVVDYIGDYQDGGNLLRVITHSVPMSGKRVYDYVQWLGRTEPDALVTDDMFAAMAATLTGTPLHVLTHNSPYFYDAVVEEVFTWLLTKQQLHACEQFLYPTVWPPCDDDPGGITRVPPVALACDEDRTVEPFDVLVVPSHYSDSFDELVAALREDGHSVTQVGGDDWEPVPAMLPHLEAADVVVCSGYSTVMEAAVAGTPCVIWPFTDEQHGVASVIERGGVTGFQVEHSIPHLRRAVRKPPEPPEFENGAGVAADAIVDAL from the coding sequence ATGGAGCCCGAGGTCGCCGTCGCCCACTATCCGGAAGGTGCCGGCCACGCGACGCGGATGCTCGCCGTGGCGAAGGCGCTCGAAGACCGCGGCGCGACCGTCCGCCTCGCCGGCGGCGGCCCGGGGAAGCGGTTCGTCGAACTCAACGGCTACGAGGAGTACGTCCCAGCGGTCGTCGACTACATCGGCGACTACCAGGACGGCGGGAACCTCCTCCGGGTCATCACCCACAGCGTCCCGATGAGCGGCAAGCGCGTCTACGACTACGTGCAGTGGCTCGGCCGGACCGAGCCCGACGCGCTCGTCACCGACGACATGTTCGCCGCGATGGCGGCCACGCTGACCGGGACGCCGCTGCACGTGCTCACGCACAACTCGCCGTACTTCTACGACGCCGTCGTCGAGGAGGTGTTCACCTGGCTGCTGACGAAGCAGCAGCTCCACGCCTGCGAGCAGTTCCTCTACCCCACGGTCTGGCCGCCCTGCGACGACGACCCCGGGGGAATCACCCGGGTCCCGCCCGTCGCGCTGGCGTGCGACGAGGACCGCACGGTCGAGCCGTTCGACGTGCTCGTCGTCCCGAGTCACTACTCCGACTCCTTCGACGAACTCGTCGCCGCGCTCCGCGAGGACGGCCACAGCGTCACCCAGGTCGGGGGCGACGACTGGGAGCCGGTCCCGGCGATGCTCCCCCACCTGGAGGCCGCCGACGTGGTCGTCTGCTCGGGCTACTCGACCGTGATGGAGGCCGCCGTCGCCGGCACCCCGTGTGTCATCTGGCCGTTCACCGACGAGCAACACGGCGTCGCCAGCGTCATCGAGCGGGGCGGCGTCACCGGCTTCCAGGTCGAGCACTCCATCCCGCACCTCCGTCGTGCGGTCCGCAAGCCGCCGGAGCCCCCCGAGTTCGAGAACGGGGCCGGGGTGGCAGCCGACGCCATCGTCGACGCGCTGTAG